One window of the Aquificaceae bacterium genome contains the following:
- a CDS encoding (Fe-S)-binding protein — MEKFIEMPLDLAQKCVKCGLCKSVCPTYPYIQEEAGFARGRLALAEMVVKGELPLSEEVAKQWDQCAMCRRCEWICPNNVEYKEILVHARDMQRENLGQGMVKSLGLKSLELLQSKAGRKVLKLAGKLLSPLPFGEIKTPFPTGAVKFMPKPTAEAFGLRGKVFKAQEEKGKLLFFTGCMIDAFYGKTGENVIRLMNKAGYTVVVPEDIKCCGAPHYYSGNLPAFERLRDHNLKEMEKYEFDAVVVACPTCGGALQEDYKLQKPVYDFAEIVFKSPLKFKGSGKRLTFHVPCHSYSAMKTSDKVFYGVMERIEGDEVRKAEKDKSCCGFAGLFSITNPKMSDQIQKEKVQDLQKTQADVVLTTCPGCVLNLKDGVKKHKTGQEVLHLADYLAQNLED; from the coding sequence ATGGAGAAGTTTATAGAGATGCCTCTTGACCTTGCTCAAAAGTGCGTAAAATGTGGACTTTGTAAGTCCGTATGCCCCACATATCCATACATACAAGAGGAGGCTGGCTTTGCACGTGGAAGGCTTGCCCTTGCGGAGATGGTGGTAAAGGGAGAGCTACCCCTCTCTGAAGAGGTTGCCAAGCAATGGGACCAGTGTGCCATGTGTAGAAGATGTGAGTGGATATGTCCCAATAACGTGGAATATAAGGAGATTTTGGTCCATGCAAGAGATATGCAAAGGGAAAATTTGGGACAGGGAATGGTAAAAAGTCTTGGTCTGAAGTCTTTGGAGCTCTTGCAGTCAAAGGCAGGTAGAAAGGTGTTAAAACTGGCTGGTAAACTTCTTAGTCCCTTGCCTTTTGGAGAGATAAAAACGCCCTTTCCCACCGGTGCGGTGAAGTTTATGCCAAAGCCTACTGCAGAGGCTTTTGGACTAAGAGGTAAGGTCTTTAAGGCTCAGGAAGAAAAGGGAAAGCTCCTTTTTTTCACAGGCTGTATGATAGATGCCTTTTATGGAAAGACGGGTGAGAACGTCATAAGGCTAATGAACAAAGCAGGCTACACGGTGGTTGTCCCAGAGGATATAAAGTGCTGTGGTGCACCCCATTACTACTCTGGAAACCTTCCTGCCTTTGAGAGATTAAGAGACCATAACCTCAAAGAGATGGAAAAGTATGAGTTTGACGCAGTGGTGGTTGCCTGTCCCACATGTGGTGGAGCTTTGCAGGAAGACTATAAACTGCAAAAACCCGTCTACGACTTTGCGGAAATAGTCTTCAAAAGCCCTTTGAAATTCAAAGGCTCTGGAAAAAGGCTTACCTTCCACGTGCCCTGCCACTCTTATAGTGCCATGAAAACAAGCGACAAGGTCTTCTACGGTGTAATGGAAAGGATTGAAGGTGACGAAGTGAGAAAGGCGGAAAAGGACAAGTCTTGCTGTGGCTTTGCAGGGCTCTTTTCCATAACAAACCCCAAAATGTCAGACCAAATACAGAAGGAAAAGGTCCAAGACCTTCAGAAAACTCAAGCGGATGTGGTGCTTACCACCTGCCCAGGCTGTGTGCTTAATTTAAAGGATGGAGTTAAAAAACACAAAACTGGACAGGAGGTCTTGCATTTGGCGGACTATCTGGCACAAAACCTTGAGGATTGA